A stretch of Lysinibacillus agricola DNA encodes these proteins:
- a CDS encoding aldehyde dehydrogenase, whose amino-acid sequence MNFTTQDVENMITEQRQFYFSRATKSTKFRKEQLIKLKKSILKYEKEILNALHLDLRKSEFEAYATEMGIVLDSISHMVKHVEEWMKPEAVKTPIQYQMGKSFIVREPYGVTLIIGPFNYPFQLVMEPLIGAIVGGNTAIVKPSETSVHTAVIVKKIIEETFNPSYVRVVEGEKEEVTALIHASFDYIFFTGSVAVGKVVAKAAAERLTPIALELGGKSPAIVDQTANLEVAAKRIAWGKFTNTGQTCVAPDYVLVQKNVYDRFMKILKETIRSFYGKNAIKSPDYGRIVNLRQFDRLQQIIAAERDAITFGGRTDRDDLYIEPTIIEYVKWSSPSMQDELFGPILPVMMYDDLPLAIHQIRQLPKPLAAYFFSEHEKATQYFLEELPFGGGCINDTITHVGNLHLPFGGVGPSGAKAYHGKASFENFTHPKSILKKSSKLETNVLFPPYKQKVKLVRTIMK is encoded by the coding sequence ATGAATTTTACGACACAAGATGTAGAAAATATGATTACAGAGCAACGTCAATTTTATTTTTCTCGAGCGACGAAGAGTACAAAATTTCGAAAAGAGCAATTAATAAAACTGAAGAAATCAATTTTAAAATATGAAAAAGAAATTTTGAATGCTCTACATTTAGATTTACGAAAGAGTGAGTTTGAGGCATATGCAACAGAAATGGGTATTGTTTTAGATAGTATTTCTCATATGGTAAAGCATGTTGAAGAATGGATGAAGCCAGAAGCTGTAAAAACGCCAATTCAATACCAGATGGGGAAAAGCTTTATTGTTCGAGAGCCATATGGAGTGACATTAATCATTGGTCCATTTAATTATCCATTCCAGCTTGTAATGGAGCCATTAATCGGTGCAATTGTAGGTGGTAATACAGCTATTGTAAAACCATCAGAAACGTCTGTGCATACAGCAGTGATTGTAAAAAAAATAATTGAAGAAACGTTTAATCCTTCCTATGTGCGAGTTGTCGAGGGGGAAAAGGAAGAAGTGACGGCACTTATTCATGCATCCTTTGACTATATATTTTTTACAGGGAGTGTGGCAGTCGGAAAAGTTGTTGCAAAGGCAGCAGCGGAACGATTAACACCAATTGCCCTCGAACTTGGCGGGAAAAGTCCCGCAATTGTTGATCAAACAGCTAATTTAGAAGTAGCAGCGAAAAGAATTGCTTGGGGTAAATTTACAAATACTGGACAAACTTGTGTGGCACCAGATTATGTCCTTGTCCAGAAAAATGTCTATGACCGATTTATGAAAATATTGAAAGAAACTATTCGTTCCTTCTATGGTAAAAATGCAATAAAAAGCCCTGACTACGGCCGTATCGTCAATCTAAGACAATTTGATCGTTTACAGCAAATTATTGCAGCAGAACGTGATGCCATTACATTTGGTGGTAGAACAGATCGTGACGATTTATATATTGAGCCTACGATTATTGAGTATGTGAAATGGTCAAGTCCTTCGATGCAGGATGAACTATTTGGTCCGATTTTACCTGTGATGATGTATGATGATTTACCGCTTGCCATTCACCAAATTCGTCAGTTACCAAAGCCATTAGCGGCGTATTTTTTCTCAGAGCATGAAAAAGCTACTCAGTACTTTTTAGAGGAATTACCATTTGGTGGCGGATGTATTAATGATACGATTACCCATGTTGGAAATTTACATTTACCATTTGGCGGTGTTGGACCATCAGGGGCAAAAGCATACCACGGGAAGGCAAGTTTTGAAAACTTTACCCACCCAAAATCTATATTAAAAAAATCCTCGAAGTTAGAGACAAATGTTCTCTTTCCTCCGTATAAACAAAAAGTTAAGCTTGTACGAACTATTATGAAATAG
- a CDS encoding UDP-N-acetylmuramoyl-L-alanyl-D-glutamate--2,6-diaminopimelate ligase, translating to MYAEELLSALPLKKIIGVLPDQVSDIVVDSRSVQPNSMFVCIKGYTVDGHDYAQKAVDAGATIVVAERELPLGESIAQVVVKDTDRAVGLLAAKFFDYPSKDMAMIGVTGTNGKTSVTGIIQNIMHGMGEKSALSGTIGFNLNGILYESANTTSDALSTQQMIFRAKMEGCRLMTMEVSSHGLALGRLAGVEYDVAIFTNLTHDHLDFHGTMEEYGHAKGLLFSQLGQDLEKNKFVVLNADDAWSERYAAMTPFPVWTYGLNNEAADFRAINCEYHDYMTSFDVEMQEGIYHVTMNLLGEFNIYNVLAAMVAFYGRGYSMETIIEQIEQLPPVKGRMEKVCSDLPVQIFVDYAHTPDAIEKAISSAQPYKKGKLIFLVGTGGNRDKSKRPAMAEKASAADYVILTTDDPRYEDYGSITGDLAKGMLHENYACIGDRAEAVRHAIEVAEPGDIIIFAGKGHEDYQIIENTKYPHSDAEIAIEAGHLKFV from the coding sequence ATGTATGCAGAGGAATTGTTAAGTGCATTACCTTTGAAAAAAATAATTGGAGTACTACCTGACCAAGTAAGTGATATTGTAGTTGATTCGCGAAGTGTGCAACCGAATAGTATGTTTGTTTGTATAAAAGGTTACACAGTAGATGGTCATGACTATGCACAGAAAGCTGTTGATGCTGGCGCGACAATTGTTGTGGCTGAACGTGAATTACCATTAGGTGAATCTATTGCACAGGTCGTTGTGAAAGATACGGATCGAGCAGTTGGCTTGCTAGCTGCAAAATTTTTTGATTATCCATCAAAGGATATGGCAATGATTGGCGTAACAGGAACAAATGGAAAAACATCAGTAACAGGTATTATTCAAAATATAATGCATGGTATGGGCGAGAAATCTGCACTATCAGGAACAATCGGCTTTAATTTAAATGGTATTTTATATGAATCTGCAAATACTACGAGCGATGCATTATCGACGCAACAAATGATTTTCCGTGCAAAAATGGAAGGCTGCCGATTAATGACTATGGAGGTATCTTCACACGGTTTAGCACTTGGACGCCTGGCTGGTGTAGAATATGATGTGGCTATTTTTACAAATCTTACACATGATCATCTTGATTTCCATGGTACGATGGAGGAATATGGCCATGCGAAGGGCTTATTATTCTCTCAACTTGGACAAGATTTAGAAAAGAATAAATTTGTCGTGTTAAATGCTGATGATGCTTGGTCAGAGCGCTATGCAGCGATGACACCATTTCCAGTATGGACATATGGTTTAAATAATGAAGCAGCTGATTTCCGTGCTATTAACTGTGAGTATCATGATTACATGACTTCTTTTGACGTCGAAATGCAAGAGGGAATATATCATGTGACAATGAATTTACTTGGGGAATTCAATATTTACAATGTACTGGCTGCTATGGTCGCTTTTTATGGCCGCGGTTATTCAATGGAAACAATCATTGAGCAAATTGAGCAACTACCACCAGTAAAGGGACGCATGGAAAAGGTTTGCTCAGATTTACCGGTGCAAATTTTTGTTGATTATGCACATACACCTGACGCAATTGAAAAGGCAATTTCTTCAGCTCAACCATATAAAAAAGGCAAGCTTATTTTCCTAGTTGGCACAGGTGGCAATCGCGATAAATCGAAACGTCCAGCAATGGCTGAAAAGGCTTCAGCTGCTGATTACGTTATTTTAACGACAGATGATCCACGCTATGAAGATTACGGTAGTATAACAGGTGATCTTGCCAAAGGGATGCTACATGAAAATTATGCATGTATAGGAGATCGTGCCGAGGCAGTACGTCATGCGATTGAAGTTGCTGAACCAGGGGATATAATTATTTTTGCTGGTAAAGGGCATGAAGATTATCAAATTATTGAGAATACAAAATATCCTCATAGTGATGCAGAAATTGCAATAGAAGCTGGCCATTTAAAATTTGTATAG
- a CDS encoding peptide chain release factor 3: MSSNLEKDILSRRTFAIISHPDAGKTTITEKLLLFGGAIRDAGTVKGKKTGKFATSDWMEIEKQRGISVTSSVMQFDYNGSRVNILDTPGHQDFSEDTYRTLMAVDSAVMVVDAAKGIEAQTLKLFKVCKMRGIPIFTFINKLDRQGKEPLELIEELEEVLGINAYPMNWPIGMGKEFLGIYDRYNKRIEQFRSDEKERFLPIDDNGELAIEHPMKVTSYYSQAMDDIMLLNEAGNEYSEEKIRRGALTPVFFGSALTNFGVQTFLETYLQFAPTPQPRITEDEQFIDPVEHEAFSGFIFKIQANMNPAHRDRIAFVRIVSGKFERGMNMTLSRTGKSFKVTQSTQFLADDRETVDEAVAGDIIGLYDTGTYQIGDTVVGGKKTFQFEKLPQFTPELFVRVTAKNVMKSKQFHKGILQLVQEGAIQYYKTLHTEEVILGAVGQLQFEVFEHRMKNEYNVEVKMEPIGSKIARWIENEEEVKESMSSGRSMLVKDRFDNFVFLFENEFAMRWFADKKKNIELYSLL; this comes from the coding sequence ATGAGTTCAAATTTAGAAAAAGATATATTATCGCGTCGAACTTTTGCCATTATCAGTCACCCTGATGCTGGGAAAACGACGATTACAGAAAAGCTTTTACTATTTGGTGGTGCGATTCGTGATGCCGGTACGGTAAAAGGGAAAAAAACAGGTAAGTTTGCAACATCTGACTGGATGGAGATTGAAAAGCAACGTGGGATTTCGGTAACTTCTTCAGTTATGCAATTTGATTATAATGGCTCACGTGTCAATATTTTAGATACACCAGGTCACCAAGATTTCTCGGAGGATACGTATCGTACATTAATGGCAGTGGATAGTGCTGTCATGGTTGTAGATGCTGCAAAAGGTATTGAAGCACAAACTTTAAAACTGTTCAAAGTTTGTAAAATGCGTGGTATTCCGATTTTTACGTTTATCAATAAACTAGACCGTCAAGGGAAGGAGCCACTTGAACTGATTGAAGAGCTTGAGGAGGTACTTGGCATTAATGCTTACCCAATGAACTGGCCAATCGGTATGGGTAAAGAGTTTCTAGGTATTTACGATCGATATAATAAGCGTATTGAGCAATTCCGTTCTGATGAAAAAGAGCGCTTCTTGCCAATTGATGATAATGGAGAACTGGCAATCGAGCATCCGATGAAGGTGACTTCTTATTATTCACAAGCAATGGACGACATAATGTTGCTCAACGAAGCGGGTAATGAGTATTCTGAAGAAAAAATTCGTCGTGGTGCATTAACACCTGTTTTCTTTGGTTCTGCTTTAACAAACTTTGGTGTGCAAACATTCCTTGAAACATATTTACAATTTGCACCGACACCACAGCCTCGAATTACTGAGGATGAACAATTTATTGATCCAGTTGAGCATGAGGCGTTTTCAGGCTTCATTTTCAAAATTCAGGCAAACATGAATCCTGCACACCGTGACCGTATTGCCTTTGTGCGTATCGTATCGGGTAAATTTGAGCGTGGCATGAACATGACTTTATCTCGTACAGGTAAATCATTCAAAGTGACACAATCAACACAATTCTTAGCTGATGATCGTGAAACAGTAGATGAAGCTGTTGCAGGCGATATTATCGGTTTATACGACACAGGCACTTATCAAATTGGTGACACAGTCGTAGGTGGTAAAAAGACATTCCAATTTGAAAAATTGCCACAGTTCACACCGGAGCTATTTGTCCGTGTAACTGCGAAAAATGTCATGAAATCTAAGCAATTCCATAAAGGGATTTTACAATTAGTACAAGAAGGCGCCATTCAATATTATAAAACGTTGCATACAGAAGAAGTTATTCTGGGAGCAGTTGGTCAATTACAATTTGAGGTTTTTGAGCATCGTATGAAAAACGAATATAATGTTGAAGTGAAGATGGAGCCAATTGGTTCGAAAATTGCAAGATGGATTGAAAATGAAGAAGAGGTTAAAGAATCGATGTCTTCAGGTCGTTCAATGCTTGTAAAAGACCGTTTTGATAATTTTGTTTTCCTATTTGAAAATGAATTTGCCATGCGTTGGTTTGCTGATAAAAAGAAAAACATTGAACTGTATAGTCTCTTATAA